Below is a window of Scatophagus argus isolate fScaArg1 chromosome 24, fScaArg1.pri, whole genome shotgun sequence DNA.
TGATTGTGTATACTGCATCAGATCTGCAGACCAGATCCCCTCTTTCTCAACAGCTACAACCCACATGTACTTCAGCAATGCACTAatactttaattttattttcctgcaggTATGAAATGTGGGAGTTGAGAAGCCAGCGGCCGCTGTAGTGAGCATCACCAGGTGTGATGAGTAACAGGTGTCAGCTGATGAAGGAGGAGGGCGGGGCTAACAACATCCTGCCTCTCTGGAGAAACTGAACCTGCAGCTTTGAGCTTCAGCGGCTGATCTGCTTGACTGTCTCTTCCCTGACTGTTGGATTTCACTGAGGCGTCTGAAGGTCAGCTTTTTTATATTAAACGCATATGTGGGGTTTTTAAAATCACCAGTCAATCCTGAAGCAATTTGTCAAGTAATACAGTGTAAGTTCAAATTtgcaaacatttctgtttctccaaTGAGAGGATCTGCtaattgttttgttgtctgtctgtctgtctaaacGTAATATTTTTAGATCGTGtgctgttggtcagacaaaagacCTCAACCTGTCCGATGAGGggcattttctttattctgtcgACTAAACAGCTGAGGTTTAATGCTGCACACTGATGCATCATGGGATCCGACAGGTTGCTGTGTCTTTACGGATCCGATTCTTGTATCACAGCACTCACGTTTCTCACATCTCTTTCCTCGCCAACCTGACGGGCAATCGCAAACGTCTGGACCGACACACCTGCCGCCGTTCATGCACATGGGCTCGCACACACctgcagagagtgagagagagtgaaaatgGAGTGTGGACCGTGTTGACAGGATCGTCTCGGTTCTTCAGAGGGCGTTTAGATGACACAGAAGGAGGACATCATGATAGCAACgggagaaaaggggagaaagcGAGGGAGAATCAAGGGAAGTGGGGCAGTGAGGAGAAAGACGGACTCTTCTCGCATCGCCTCCCGGTGTATCCCTGCAGACACGAGCAGACGCTGTTCCTCATGCACACGCCGCCGTTCTTACATGGCGGACTGCAGACGGCTGGAGGAGCAAACGGGAAAACACGGTAAGCTTGACAGAATCTGCCGGAGTTAAAACTTAAGTCAGTAGAGCCTGAACTGCTGATCGATTTATTGCTTGACTGGTTGATGTTTGAGCTTGCAGGTTTACCGTTCTGACACTGGGCGCCGTAGAAACCGTGAGGACACTCGCAAATGTTCGCTCGAACGCACCAGCCTCCGTTCAGACACACGGGAGAGCACAGGGCTGCAGAAAGAGGTGAGAGCATCAGCGCTGAgaggtcagcacacacacacacacacacacacacacacacactcaccagtCTCACAGGACGGTCCGGTCCAGCCGGGTGGACACATGCACTCGTCTGGAGACACACACTGGCCCCCGTTGTGACAGTGACGGCTACACACCACTGCAATCCGCCAAAAACAACTTTGGTCAGGACAGGAAGAGCAGTCGTCTTTTGAAAGCAAAGGGATTCAGAAAACGTGGAAAAACACGGGAACTCACTGGTCTCGCATCGAGGTCCAACAAACCCGTAAGGACAGGAACACGTCTGCGGTCCCACGCAGGTGCCTCCGTTTTCACACGGTAACCTGCACAGAGCTGCACACACGCATTAGTTATGTCAGTTAATGTACAAGCCTTAACCTCAATAGTTTTAGGACAGAATTTCATCTCAGTTGTTTCGTATTAACGGACCCACTGAATGGAGCTTTACCTTCCTGACAGGTTTCTCCATGAAAACCTCGGGGACACTGACACACACCGGGAGCTATGCAAACGCCGCCGCTCATACAGTCCGGCTCACAGATCGCTAGGAGAATGGATGGTTGGATGAACTCGTGGAAAGAGACCTTTTCaatgaattaatttgttttttgaatttgtttgtgtaCCTGTCTGACAGTCCAAACCAGCGTATCCTGGCTTGCATCGGCAGGTATTGGGCGCAGCACACTCCATGTTCCTACCACAGGTGTGTCTGCAGACAGCTGCAAACAGACGAGGAAGCACGTGGTTGATTATTAAACCATTAATTGATTTACTTATTTGTGCAGAAGACGAATAGGAAATTTAAAAGCTTGCTTGGATGCGTTTTTGGAAGTTGATCTAGTTAAAGAGTTTGCCTCAATGCTAACGAGTGAAACCaccaaagacaaactgaagccTGTGAAACTGAGAAGTTCAAGAAAGCGCTTCTGCTTTCATGGAGCCTTACCTCGACAGGCTCGTCCGTCTCCGGTGTACCCCACAGGACACCTCCCGCAGCGGAAACCCCCGTCCATTGCTGGCTCACAGAGGACACCAGGAAAACATGGCCGGTCAGCGCAGGTGGTCACATGTTTGTCGGCTGTCGTACCGCTCCTCTCCCCGGGCTGGGAGGTGGTAGCTCTTTGCAGCAGGGAGCTGCTGTAGACCGTCCGCGGCGTCTCCGGGCCTTCAGATCCAGGCTCAGCCTCGTCCCCATCTGCAGAGAACTCTGACTCAGACAGCGAGTAGGACAGAGCGGTGAGGGCTGCTGTAAGTGGGAGGGCAGGTTTCGGAGGGGTCCAGGGTTTGGCCTGGGTGGCTGTCAGATGGTTGGGCTGGGGTTGGGTTGTCTCTTTGAGCTGCGTCACTTTACCAGACTGAGTGGACGGGTGAGATATGGACGAGGTTACCCTGGAAGGTGTGGCACTAGTCAGTGCTCCTTCAGACTGCTGGAAGATGATCACAGAATGAAGGAATGAGGGGTGATTGGACGTTCATGTCCGCTTACCGATGACCGATCATGATGTAGTACAGAAAATGTGAACTCACCTTGGAGGCCGTCACATGTGGAACCATAAAATCTCTGTAGATGGTTGTGCTGGATCTGACGTGTGTCCTGGCACTTTGGCGGGTGATGTGAGCGTTTGAAGTGACACGGTGGGCACTGACTGATGTTCTTGGAACATCTCTGGACGCGGTGACCGCCTCTCTCCTCCCCGTCCCGCCTCCCCTGCCTGAGGCGATAACCTGCTGTGGCGTGTTATCTCGGTTCGCTCTGGTGACGGATGAGGACAGGTGTTTGACCCCAGACCTAGTGGGAAGGTTGGGCAGGTGGAGCTGAGAGACTTTGCTGGTGCTTCCGTGCTGGGAGCGGCTGGTTTTGCTAATCGTCTGCTGCTGAGGAAGGTGATTGGATGCTGAGGAAAGACCAGGAGGTGACATCGGTTCCTTAGATAAATCGACTCTTTCGCCCTAAACAGTTGTTGTCTGGACGCACATTCGTCTAAGACCACCTCGACACTGCAGAGCGTGTATGCAGTCAGCCCATggacaaacaaaaagttaagAGAAATGTTGTAGTAGCCCTGATTTCAGTGGAACTCCAGAGAGCAGCGTTGCAAACTGATTTACGCGACTCTTGGCTACTTCTGTTCATCCACATAAACACTTTGTTCCAGACAAACACGATCCACACTAAAGGGATTTAAGCTGGAATCGAACTGTCTCTTCTGAGTTGTTAAAACTCCTCCCGGCCTCCCTCACCAGAAAATAACGCTAAGCAAACTTCTGTTGAAACTCTGTGACTCCAGAACAAAAGTACCAACACTGGATATTACATCCAGGCAGGCTGCAACCACTTAAAATGATTTATCGACTGCAATAAATGCCATTCCTTTCaaccaagaaaaacacattagaCAACATCGGGAAAACCAAAATATCATAAGAACAAATTCAAAGATCTTTAGAGAAACCCGTAATGACTGGAGAGATTCCACAGTTTTCATCAAATTTTTAAGCCTGAGCAGCATAGAGAAAAGTGTCTTCAGGCGTAGTCAAGCATGTTGATATTCATCAGTGGAAATGTCTTCTGTCGAGCTTCAGCGTGACTCAGCTTTAAAGGAGCTCGGCGGCAGAGCCATTGCTTACAAAAGGGAAAAGATCAGCCTCTCACCTGCTTTGGCGTTCTTCATGCAGACGCGTCCGTTGCCATAAAGGCCCGGCGGACAGCGGCCGCAGACGTAGCCGACGTGAGGCGGCCTGCGGTTGATGCACTGGACCCCAGGGAAGCAGGGCCTGCTGGCACATGTAGAGGACACATTCACAGCCGGCGACTGACCTGATCCTGAGAGACACAAGCTGTGGTCAGCGCTCCATAGGAGCTTGAGGTTCGTCATGGCAGCCAAGCAAAGTGTGGCAGGTGGTCACATGTTTTCTTGGTGCTTCAGCTCTACAAATTAATCTTTCCAAAGAAAGTTGTCTTTTGACAGTTTAACGATCCCTGTTTTTCTCTAAAATACCTTCACAGAGTGCttttgaaatgttgcttttaCCTGACGCCGGTTTGCCGTCTCCCCGTTTCTGGATGACAGCGGATGTCTTGACAATGCTGTTGCTGATTTGCGACGGATGAGGCTGGACTCGGTCCGGTGTAATTCCTGACATGTTCTTGAAAGTGTCCGTGGGAGTCGTGGTTGGGTTTTTTCTTGGAGAACCGCTCTGGGACACGAGTGTTGGAATGGCTGTGATGCTCTTGTTGCTTGCTGCCGTAGGGAGCACTGGACTCTGGTTTGTTCCTGGAGTTTGTCTCCACGTGGTGGTCTTTGGGTGGTTTCGGTCCACCCATGGGACCGTCTTCCCCACCTCAGTCCTTGTGTGCAGGAAGCTACCACTTGAGGTCTTCCGGAACGTGTCTGTCTTTAGTTTAGGTGGCTGCAGCAGAACATCTGGTATCTTGTAGACAGTCGTACGAGGAGCAGATGTGGGAGGGATGAGGACAGGCCTGATGActgcacaaaagaaaagattagAATTTCGTCTTTATCTCACGCTTATCCACAATTACTTCCTACTGCATTTCTGGATTGCAGTATGTGAATAGCAAAGAGGCGAAGGACTGAAagactgttgtctgtttttaataaGACAGACAGCCAGCGAGAGGCGAGACTTTggaagtttgtttgtttaaagatCTCTGCGAGGCACGACGACCACTCAGTGCCCATCAACACGTTTACAAGCCACGAGCATAACAGGAAACAGTATTCGACTGACAGCAGATTACAGACACTATGAAACTTCTGAGTCCAGTTTTGATCACTTCTCTGACATCCTGTCTCTCATCTACAGAAACCTTCTCAGAGCTGACTTTAATTCAGCATTTTCCAAGGGTTTCTTATGTCCAGTTTAGCTATctggaaacacacaacacagttcCTTAACAGCACATGTATTGTGCTGAACTGTCCTTGATTTACTGAATCTACTTCGAGTTTTCTTATCTCTCCTTTGCTGTCTCTGTTCTGTATTCAGTTTGAGAGACTTGCTTGTGATTGGGCTTTACTGGAAACAAATCAAGATATCCTGATCCCTCTGGGCCTCGTCTTACATGAGAATGAGAATTTATCTTCACTTCTCTCAAGGGGATGGCGGCCTTCGCCACATCTCGCCACACTAACAAAGTTACGATGTGACCCCTGGTGCAGCTCCTGATGGCTCCTGACATGCAAGGCTGTGTATGCTGTGTATGAACTGAGCAGGGAGGTCAAACCAAAGTTCCTTCGTGCAGGAAGATCAGAGGACTGTGGAGTAAGCAGTTAGACAAAGGGGAAAGCCATTAATCTGTCCTCATGAGTCTACTTCCACAAAGTCCCATGAAAGTGACAAACAGTGTACTGCTGAGTGTAATTTATGCTGTGTGCTTTGCTGTGAGCCAATTTTTCCATTAGTGGTGATAACGTCTTGAAACATACACCTCGGTTTGATTTCCAGCCCCGTTAGATTCCAGGTTTTCAAGTTCTTACCCAGAGGACAACAACGCAAGCCACAATTCAACTGACATGTAGTCAGTCGCAGGTTTGTTTTACAGTCATGTGATACCAACTTTAAATACCCCCGTGGTAAAGTTCAGCATCGCCTTGTTGAAGCTTTGTGCATCGCTGCATTCAATCACAAACTTCCAGATTCTTTAGTTTTTCTCCCACAGCGTCGGTGTTTTCAAAGTATCATCTCCAGTTAGCAGTCGCTGCGACACAAAGTGAGCACACGGcgggaagaggagaaggaggaggtggaggtggaggtggaggaggagcggcGCTATCAGCTGCCATCAGCCATCTGGTTTCCATTCAGCACAAGTTAGTGCATCCCTGCTGAGTGCTCCTCCTCGGCTGCGACGAACTAATTCACCTTCACGTCCCAGGCGGTCAGCTGCCGCTCTTGTACACAGCGATCTGCTTTACAACAGCAGAGTGAGCTTTAAACTTTAGGAGTCTCGCGCACATAGACGCAAAGAATGAGCAGCTGAGCGTCTGCAGAGCGAAGTGTGGACAGATGAGGCAGATTGCGTTCACAATGGCTGCACAGTTTCAAAGAACAGCAGTGTCTGATGGTATCATGTGATGTGTGTTAATGAGGTCCAGGTGTCGGGGTTGGAGGTAAGTCATCATGTATGGAGATCTTACATGTGCCCTGTGAGAATTTCCATGAGAAGTGATTTCATCATTGAGTCTTTAGTTGTTCATTTTCTAAAGACGGAGCAACAACAACCTGACTAGAGAGGGATTTTGTTTCTGCGAGtaactttttaacatttttgttctgtgatttttattattattattatgccaGAAGCCCGTGGAGAATAAATgcttcattctttcatttacatGTCGTGatcagactttgttttgtcGTCTTTGGCTGTCGGATCTCCTGACTGGACACCAAGTTTGTCAAACCTGTAACCGATTACCTCTTGAAGCATGGACAACACTTGGTGTGTAACCGGTTCAGTTGTTCCTTCGGCAGGTTTGGCTTGGCAGCTGGCCttataaaaatctaataattaACATGCGCAGTTTGCTCAAGCCTACCTGTACACGCCGTtccatttcccatcatgcctttGGGGCACGGGCCGCAGCCGTAGGAGCCGAAGCTGTTGAAGCACTGGACTCCTTGGAAACAGGGCTTCCTTTCACACTCATTGATATCTTCCAAGCACGTCACGCCTGCcgaaaacacagacacacgcgGGAAATCGATTCTGCGATCATAAACGATTTGCTGTGACTGATCTTCTGCACGGGCAGCCGCGTGAAGCCAGAGACAGAAGGGAACCTGCTTTAAGAGGGTTTCAAAAAGTCGCATTTGAGTCTTACCTCTCAGCCCCGCAGGACACTCACATCTGTACCCGCTGGCGGTGTTGACGCACGTGCCGAGCGTGCACGGGGCGGACAAACATTCATCTGCGTCCTCGTCGCAGAGGTCGCCCCGCTTACCGtcgggacacacacacaggtacttCCCGCTGCCGGCGGGGAAGTTGATGTCCGTCACACACGTTCCTCCGTTCTGACACCCACACGGCACCACATCAATCTGTTACGAATGGAAAAGAGCGACATGGCTGGATGTGTTATGTTCAACGCGTTTACATTAACAGGAATAGTAACTCAGTACTGTAAAAGTTAATGTCTCTTAGCTGACTGTCTCCTGTCATCTCCGTTGCTTTATTTTCAGATCCTCTGCtccacccccccctcctccttctccaacTCTACCTCCACGGTGAAGCTGCTCTGGGCGTTGCACTCGTCCGACAGCGTGAAGCGGAAGGAGCGGCTCGACTGTCGTAACCCTTCCTCGGCGGGAAACGACGGGACCCTCCAGATGAGGAGTCCGGCAGGGGACAGGACGGCCCCCTTTGGCCCGTCCTCCAGCTGGAAGAGGAGCGCCGAGCCCTCCGGGTCTGATGCTGCAAACTGGAAGACAAAGTTCTCCCCGGCAAATGTCCGCAGGTCACTCTGAGGTCGGTGGAAGGCTGGCGGCTCATTGACTGACggcagaggaggaagtgttAGAGTATAGTTCAGTTTACATGGAGTTATGTCCCAGGTGCAACTAACCAACGACGCCTTTAGCTCTTTTGTCATCATTGTTCCCGCCTTCTTATTTTCTATTACGTCTGCATCTACAAGTGTTTGACTTTTGAGGACAAAATCTGCTTCCTGTCCTGACATAAACTCCTCACAAGTGAGTTTGGTCTGTCATGAGGTTTTCCCAGGCCGTTCTGGAAGaatcattgtaaacacacatttCCATGGCTGCAGGCGCTCGCGGCTTTTCTGTCCAAGTGGAACTCTCAACGGCCAAATTAGCAACATCCATGCTTTCCCCCCCAGATGTTTCATAGGAAGAAAAGTGATGATAATCCCAGGAAACATCAGCCCAGCATGATGATCATATGTTACAAAACTGGCAAGAGAACGTCTGCTGATTAAGAGGATTATTATGATGAATAAATTCCCAACTTATCTGTCTATAAATGAGCAAAACGGCATCCAACGGAAATCAAGTTTGTTCGAGAATTTCACAGGAAAAGACTGATTTCACGACAGTCAGAGCTTTGATCTGCCTTATGTTCTCTTGTTATAACATACAGCTGTCATCTCAGAAATCTTTTAATGTCACTTTTCTGAGGAAAGGCTGCATGTGAGACAAAATCACACACGAAGTCGTTCCCTTGTTGCTGTGCACAGCCTGGCTGTTTGGACTGACTCGTGGTTTGCTGAGTGTAAGTGAGGACGACTGTCATTCTGTGAAGCTGTGGTAATCAACCGTGTGATTTGCCCCTTCTGCTCTCTCCCAGAGTGGTCAAGCGACAGGTCGCGGCTTGCTGGGGAACTTAAGCATCCGCTCCTTTGATCTGGCGATGGTGACAAACGGGACCGCAGTTGGACGGCTGCCACAGCCAACAGACTACCTACCACAGCTGTCGCTAAGATAAGTACTGTTTTAACTGCTATTCGACATTAGAGGGCTGGAAGCAGGAAAACACCTCTGATCTCTCAGTCACTTTGGGAATTAATGAATCAGTCAGATCAGTCCGAGCACCAGATTGGGGTCTTGATGTCGCTCCAGACTCATATGTCCACATATTTTTGGCCATATATTGTAAACAAATGCGCACAAAGATGTCAGGCAGATTATCTGTGGTAGTTCTGATGATGGTTGTGTGTTAAAGAAGCGGTTGTGTTTGTACCTTGGTTCACGGACCAGGTGAATTTGGACGTGTCCGGATCACAGAGGAGGCAGGGGCTGCTGGGATTGGAGTCTCCCTCCGTGAAACACATCCCGTCGATGGTACATGTCCTCTCctggcaggcagagagacagagcagcaaaagcagcaggtttgtttgtgttctcacattcacagtgttgttttaagGCAGCTTAGCAGGATTATTCTTTtaagctgtttgttttccctttgtgGACTCAAGTCTCTTGAAAACATCGTCTGCTTAAGTTAATTCAATTCAGGCCGGCTTTGGCGAGCGCAGGCAAACGTGTTCACTCCAGGTTGTTTGCAAGGTTACATGATGTCCTGTCTCCATTCCCAGTTCCAGTAACAACACGGCCCCCTCGGTACCTTCTTTTTTATTAACGCTGGGTGTTTCAATAGCCAGCTGTTGCATGTCAGGAGGCTGGGAAATCGCACACGTCTCTGTTTTACTCATTCAAGCAGACACAAGTTGTTTACAGTGTAGTTTCTGCAGCCCTAACAGAACACATAAAACGCTTCACCACACTTTTCCACTAAACACCCACTGAATCACATCTGTCTTTCCGAAATCTGCTTCTCGtactccaaacaaacaaacaaatcccgGAGAGTCCAAACTTTCTTAACATCATGTGAATGATGAGCATCCAAACAACAAGCTGAGGTGTCGAAAGCACATTTAAAGCGTCTGACCAACCATCAGTTTGTTGGTTTCTGCTGTTTAACTTGAAAATAATTAGGTTTGGTGCCTGTGACTCTGAAACTCAGTGATGGTGGTGACGTGCAGCCATCAagacattcatttcttttttaaaattgcagTCTCAGAATAATCACCAACCTCATTGCTATCATTTCCATCTCTTTAGATTGCAATAATCAAACGTTTGTTTACTGGGTGTGAGAAAAACcccattaaaaaaacaacttgacgTGGAGAGAGTTTACCTTTAACTTACAGAGTCCTGAGCGCGACGCCTCGCAGACCTGGCAGACGCCGTCGTAGATGGTCAGCACCTTGGCCTGGCTGTACTGGGAGCCATCGTTGGTTACCTGGAACGCGAATAAAAGCCGAGCGGACGCTGAAAAACACCTCACAGCCGACAAACAATGAAAGGCTTTTTTGAAATCAGGTTACCTTGATCTCCCAGCGTGCGTAAGGTTTGTCGTCCATCATGAAGTCTTCCGTGTTGACGGCCGTGTTGCTCAGAGATGGGACGGCGCAGTCTAAAGCCTTGGAGCTGAGGAACGAggcttttgttctctgtttttccccCGGAGCCCAAACTCCGTTCATGTACTGCGGAGGCAGACGGACGCAGTTCACGGGAAATACACTTCATCTTGAAGTCTGTCAGCCCAGCTTTTGATTTTGCCTTTGCTCACCTTCAGTCTGGTGGCGTGACAGCTGAGGTCGGGAGAGTCGATGAAGCCCAGGCCGAAGACTCGAACGCTGCGACAGTTGAAGGCTCGGATGTCACACAGTCCGCCGTTCTCCAAATCTGTTAACTCTACCGGCTGGCCTGTCCAAAGACAGATTATTGTTTACTCCTGAGTACATTACAAGCCAATCAGAAGACAGAATGTTACTTATTTCAGCAGCTGAAATCAGACCACCCAAAAGATAAACTGTTGTATTTGTCAGTCAAATGATGGCATGTTTTCTAATTCCTGGCTCATCTCCTCACAGTGATAAGGCAGAGCTTCACTCTGATGTcagctgaaggaaaacagaTTCCAGCGGTGATTGTAGTCAGACAGTGTAGTTTGAACAGAGCGAAAACATTTACCTGCTAAACCCATTAAGCACTGGAGCAACTGCGTCTGTGGATACTCACTGATGGCCAGGCTGCAGTCGTAGAAGCTGTGGCTGGGATAGCACTGGCAGCCCCACTCGGTGCACTCTCCATTTCCGTTGCAAAAGTTGGGGCAGCGCAACGCTGTCACCACCTCCTTGGACGCTCCTGGTGGACCAGCCACCTCCAAGGCTCTCTGGGTGCGGTTTTCCAACAGCCTCCTCTCACACTCGTTCTCCAGGTATGGCAGGAGGGCTTCCTCCCAGCCCAGGTCGTCTTTGAGCTGCAGGTCCAAAATGCAGAGATCCACTGCTTCATCCAGGCGACGTCCCAGCAGCCCGCGGCACACAGCACCAACAGTGGAGTTAGCCAAAGCTATCTGGCACACCTCCAGAGCTTTGGCCGATGTCAGGCCGCTCGGCGTCGGCCAGCGGGGCTGCACCTCCGGTCGAGCTTCAGCCAAGTGATCCTCGGGGAAGAAGTAGGCGAAGTTCTCAAGATCGGCTTGACTGAGGCTCTGAGCGGTGAAGACGGGCTGGAATTCAAACGACGCTTGTCTCTTTGGCCTGTCGACAGAAAGGAGAAGATCCTCCCTGAACTCGCCGTCCAGTTCACGGTCAGCGTTTTTACTGTTCTCGCCGTGAATCCGAAGGTGCCTCCTCTCCAGAGGGTGAGTGTTAAAGGCAGACATATCCAGGAtgctttcctctctttgtgGACTCTTGATGTATTCCACCGTTGTGTCCATAGAGGGGAACACAGATGTGTAATCCACATTATCATACGCTACGCAGTCGGAGTGAGCGGAAGGATCGTACAAGTTCCTCATCCCTCTGCCACCGAGATGAGAGGTGCTGTATCCTTTTTGGCACTGACAGAAGGGCCTCCTGACCTCCTGTGTGACCCCAGGAGGCGTCTTGTCGAATAAACTCTCACCGGGAGCTAtcctagcacacacacacatgcacacaaaggaTGTAAACAGCTCTGcggagacaaaaataaaacaaatacacggattttaattttaatttctctgtaCTGCTGTCGCGGACTGACCTCCAGAGCTCTATGAAGCGATGCAGATCATCTGGGCCAAACGAGCTGCCGTCAGGGCCGTGGAAATCGTTGTTGCCGTTGCGGTCGAAGGTGCCGCAGAGGCCTCGCGTCCTGCCGTAGTCGACGCTGGGCGCTCGGACAGATAGACTCATCCCCCAGTCGCCAACATCGGCCCTAACAAAGGCCCCGGAGGGAA
It encodes the following:
- the si:ch211-246m6.5 gene encoding von Willebrand factor D and EGF domain-containing protein isoform X1, giving the protein MDCCAFGPTRLLFPGYLRVALMWVVQLGAFAQHAPECHPGGHRILRNPYRSVDFDSTEIQNTAIQDLICDHSLSPGWYRFRINNKPAEMPTTCIEMNRCGTQAPVWLSLKDASLPRPGEVRQLSACATWQFFHGSAKDCCLFRIPVTVRNCGDFLLYYLQPTQGCMGYCAKVAPDSGPRLCPPGEVEVNGRCKAAIPSLPSRPVITPELIGQSVHLRCSFVPPPWSQPLGFQVVWARRIGHSMKAEIRQESTAKPFSLAEMDGVHFRLGETFSCSVSTFRANFSHSRSTPKESESFYAGLKFSPDSLHIAEDGKEHEVTVHSTVPIPCHGSDHGHQCGVPLALSVHDPDSLGREASNVVLSACQVELQPNACSDGSCGEAAFFVTAVTDFTRDGNRLSLVGFMPGPSAPRLWRNYAPESMKVTVQDVPTSICYSLTDPHLITLDGRRYENHQTGTFVLYRSLVREFEVHSRQWDCGSRHYSVACNCGVAAREGDEIAVFDMCDGQPQETRPQLTLRNLGEREGSRVRVLESRQGKKVTLIFPSGAFVRADVGDWGMSLSVRAPSVDYGRTRGLCGTFDRNGNNDFHGPDGSSFGPDDLHRFIELWRIAPGESLFDKTPPGVTQEVRRPFCQCQKGYSTSHLGGRGMRNLYDPSAHSDCVAYDNVDYTSVFPSMDTTVEYIKSPQREESILDMSAFNTHPLERRHLRIHGENSKNADRELDGEFREDLLLSVDRPKRQASFEFQPVFTAQSLSQADLENFAYFFPEDHLAEARPEVQPRWPTPSGLTSAKALEVCQIALANSTVGAVCRGLLGRRLDEAVDLCILDLQLKDDLGWEEALLPYLENECERRLLENRTQRALEVAGPPGASKEVVTALRCPNFCNGNGECTEWGCQCYPSHSFYDCSLAISQPVELTDLENGGLCDIRAFNCRSVRVFGLGFIDSPDLSCHATRLKYMNGVWAPGEKQRTKASFLSSKALDCAVPSLSNTAVNTEDFMMDDKPYARWEIKVTNDGSQYSQAKVLTIYDGVCQVCEASRSGLCKLKERTCTIDGMCFTEGDSNPSSPCLLCDPDTSKFTWSVNQVNEPPAFHRPQSDLRTFAGENFVFQFAASDPEGSALLFQLEDGPKGAVLSPAGLLIWRVPSFPAEEGLRQSSRSFRFTLSDECNAQSSFTVEIDVVPCGCQNGGTCVTDINFPAGSGKYLCVCPDGKRGDLCDEDADECLSAPCTLGTCVNTASGYRCECPAGLRGVTCLEDINECERKPCFQGVQCFNSFGSYGCGPCPKGMMGNGTACTVIRPVLIPPTSAPRTTVYKIPDVLLQPPKLKTDTFRKTSSGSFLHTRTEVGKTVPWVDRNHPKTTTWRQTPGTNQSPVLPTAASNKSITAIPTLVSQSGSPRKNPTTTPTDTFKNMSGITPDRVQPHPSQISNSIVKTSAVIQKRGDGKPASGSGQSPAVNVSSTCASRPCFPGVQCINRRPPHVGYVCGRCPPGLYGNGRVCMKNAKAASNHLPQQQTISKTSRSQHGSTSKVSQLHLPNLPTRSGVKHLSSSVTRANRDNTPQQVIASGRGGGTGRREAVTASRDVPRTSVSAHRVTSNAHITRQSARTHVRSSTTIYRDFMVPHVTASKQSEGALTSATPSRVTSSISHPSTQSGKVTQLKETTQPQPNHLTATQAKPWTPPKPALPLTAALTALSYSLSESEFSADGDEAEPGSEGPETPRTVYSSSLLQRATTSQPGERSGTTADKHVTTCADRPCFPGVLCEPAMDGGFRCGRCPVGYTGDGRACRAVCRHTCGRNMECAAPNTCRCKPGYAGLDCQTAICEPDCMSGGVCIAPGVCQCPRGFHGETCQEALCRLPCENGGTCVGPQTCSCPYGFVGPRCETMVCSRHCHNGGQCVSPDECMCPPGWTGPSCETALCSPVCLNGGWCVRANICECPHGFYGAQCQNAVCSPPCKNGGVCMRNSVCSCLQGYTGRRCEKSVCEPMCMNGGRCVGPDVCDCPSGWRGKRCEKPSCLQKCLNGGECVGANTCHCAPGWQGMLCQIPHCEQKCLYGSRCVRPNVCACRSGYSGSLCSRRLPVVQG